The genomic window cttttcaggaccacaatttgttaaacgaaaaagatgaaaaattttattgaaatatttatgcatatatatgggcctgttcgtaaatgcaaaaattggcaacaccgcaactcataagtggtcgaaaatgcaacaatgcagtatattgtgcgcaaatagtagcaaaacacaaatcataaaaatggctgatgcaacagatgtgtgctgattagcagtggcagtgcagaataatcatattatgcagcgcagtgatgaatttacgaatagcctctatgtgtagatatttttgtgttttcgtaaatgtatgtagtacatacctatacagttctttatctactccatatcgtttctactcgtgtgcttttaagtatagttggcatgcatgtatacacgtttatgtaggtatatgcacacataaccagtttataagcagcaattttggcgcaattcggtaatatgtataaacatataatacacctaatgggatgccacgttctttattaagaatattaaatgaataagaaaactattataaaaaaaacggtccttttcgggaccacaatttgtttaacgaaaaagatcaaacattttgttggaatatttatgcgtaaacatatatgatatttttgtgttttcgttaatgtacgtagtacaaacatacatatgcatttctttatctactccacatcatttatacacgagcgttttttagtacagtctgtaggaatgtatacacatgtatgaatgaatatgtatacataaccagtttatatgccgcagttttggcgcaaatatacatgcgtctattcacattcgataatatgtatgaaaaaataacacatttagtgagaaattatttaaatctctttgtaaatgtattttgtcgtcctgaaaaggacggtttgtttgcgtcggtatttataattataattcgcctatatttttcactttatgctttcttttcggtcttctttggcaaaagtacagcttgaatattaggcaaaacaccaccttgagcaatagttacgccggacaacaatttattcaattcttcatcgttgcgaatggccaattgtaaatgacgtgggatgattcttgtctttttgttatcacgagcagcattaccagccaattcaagaacttcagctgctaaatattccataactgcagctagataaactggagcaccggcaccaacacgctcagcataattgcctttgcgcaacaaacgatgaatacgaccaactggaaattgaagaccagcacgatttgaacgggactttgcctttcccttaactttaccacctttaccgcgacctgacattttcactcttatagattgttcacttcactacactaaaaagcactgtactgtattatactcaatgtataagcacactattcactgatacacaaaatgtgcgctgcttatatactttctCGCTATGCTGAGCACCAACCCTTATACTGTGCTGTTGATCATCGTGCGTGTACTACTACTTCGTATTGTCTCGCCGAAGAGTTGGTCGGAAAATATACACTTAAGCCTGCACACGACACATGGTAGGTATAATAAGTGACAaatagtgtgagtgaaaataaaatcataaaatcatcaaagttgtgaagaaattaaaatgccgccaaaaactagtggaaaagcagcaaagaaagccggtaaggctcaaaagaatattactaaaaatgataagaaaaagaagcgtaagaggaaggaaagttatgctatctacatctataaagtgttgaaacaagtacatcctgataccggtatttcatccaaggccatgagcattatgaatagttttgtgaatgacatctttgagcgcattgctgcggaagcgtcgcgtttagctcactataacaaacgttcaaccatcaccagtcgcgaaattcaaactgctgtacgtttactcttgcccggtgaattggccaaacatgccgtcagtgaaggtaccaaagctgttaccaaatataccagttccaaataatttttccaact from Anastrepha ludens isolate Willacy chromosome 5, idAnaLude1.1, whole genome shotgun sequence includes these protein-coding regions:
- the LOC128863308 gene encoding histone H2B produces the protein MPPKTSGKAAKKAGKAQKNITKNDKKKKRKRKESYAIYIYKVLKQVHPDTGISSKAMSIMNSFVNDIFERIAAEASRLAHYNKRSTITSREIQTAVRLLLPGELAKHAVSEGTKAVTKYTSSK